A window of Mucilaginibacter robiniae genomic DNA:
ACGGGTTATTTTTCTCATCAATACTAATTTACAATAATGGAGGTAAACTCCTAAGTAAAACGCCGCTGTAGGGGGATTGTTACAGTAACTTGACGTAATATTTATGTAGTATAAAATAGCTAACTTTGCAGCGTAATTTAACTTGTAATGAAAGAGATAACAGTAGAAGACCTGAAAAAAATGCGCGATAAAGGTGAGGATTTTCAGCTGGTGGATGTGCGTGAGGATTTTGAATATCAAATGTCAAACCTGGATGGTGAGTTAATACCATTAGGTGGCATTTTAATTGAGGCTGGCAAAATTGATAAAAACAAGCCGGTAGTAGTAATGTGCCGCAGTGGCAAACGCAGCGCTATGGCTATTATGCAGCTGGAGCAGCAGGGCTTTACCAACCTGTACAACCTAAAAGGCGGCATTTTGGCTTGGGCCGATCAGATTGACCCGACCATAAGCGTGTATTAAGGTTATGAAGCTTAAAATGTTGCTGAATGTATTGTACACCATTGGTGTAGTACTCAGCTTATATACTATTTACTGGGGGGCTACTCACCAACGCTATGAGTTTGTTATGGGAGCGGTATTTATAGGCGGCATACTAATTATGCTGAAAATAAAACTGTTAAAAGAAGTTAGAGCGATGGAAAACCCAGTTAAAAAATAGGGGTATATATTAAATAAAGTAACGGCAAAAGCTACAGCAGCTATTTTGTAGTGGTTTTTGTCGTTACTTTATTCCAAGCATTTGTAAAGCCTTTTTTTACCTCCTGCCAGTGCAGAATTACTGCGATAAGCAGCAAAGTGGCTATAATTTTAACAATTGCGTTTTTGGCGTTCATCGTTCAAACTTTTAAAGGGATAGGTAACTATCAATGATTACACATTATATTGATAATCCTAGTCCGGGCATTCGGTTTAATATCCATTTACCATTCTCAAAGCCCGGTGTTTGAAAAGGGTTGTTGCTAATTAAAAAAGGTCCGTCCAGATCGGCCCAGTCACATTGTGGCGCCAGAGCTGCGGCAGCCAAGGTAGCGCAACTGGTTTCACTCATGCAGCCAATTAGTATTTTTAAGCCCATTTTACGACATTGATCAATCATTAGTTTCGCTTCATGCATCCCTGCCGATTTCATGAGCTTGATATTAATGCCATGATAAATTCCCTGCGCGCGTTCCACATCAGCTAAACGTTGCACGGCTTCATCGCCAATAATGGGTATAGGGCTTCGTTCAGTAAGCCATGCATTACTATCCGGGTCGGTTTTGAGCATAGGTTGTTCAATTAGCTGTACGTTTTGCTCCTGCAGCCAATAAATGAAATCTAAGCTCTGCTGTCTATCGATCCAGCCTTGGTTGGCATCTACATACAAAGGCACCTTAGTAAGCTGGCGTATCATTTTAATTAACTGCTGATCATTCTGACTCCCTAATTTTACCTTAATTACCTTCATGCCTATAGCTTCCTGCACTTTTTGTGCAATTACCTCAGGTGTATCCATGCCGATGGTTAAGCTGGTTACCGGCATGTGATCGGGCTGGCTGCCTAATAGTTGCCAGCAGGATTGCTGGCTTATTTTGCCATCCAAATCATGCAAAGCAATATCTATAGCCGCTTTAATGGCTGGGTTGCCCGGTTCAAGATTGTCAAGGTAGGCTGTAATTGCCGTATAGTTGAACGGATATTGAAACTGCGAAACATCTACCCGGTTTAAAAAAGCAGTAGCCGAAGCAAAGCTTTCGCCCATATAAGGCACCATGGAGGCTTCGCCATAACCTGTAAACCCTTCGTGCTCCAATTGCAGCAGTATTACCGGGGTGGATGTGCGCGAAAAGCGGGCTATGGTAAACCGATGTTTTAGTTGAAGTTCCAGCCGTGTGAATGTCAGTTTCATATCAAAAATTAAAGCTAAGGAATTTACAGCACTAAAAAGCCTGCCTTGCACAAAGGGCTTTCATAAAGGCTGTGTATCTTTGCCGGCCTATGTCGCCCAGTATTTACAACCCGTTTACCCGTCTTAACTTTAGCAATCGTACCTGTTTTTTAACCGGACAGGCTTTAACTTCCGAAGAAGAGAAAGTACAAGTATTTCCAGCCTGGTTAATGAGCCGTTACCATCTGGAAGATAAGGTAATTAAGCTACTGGATGAAAATTACGTGGGCTACAAAGACCTGAAAGTGCCTTGTGCTGCCAGTGTAAATGAACAATACCTAATTCCGTTAGAAAATACAGTAGCTAATGCTTTTGACCAAGGGTATGAGGCAGTAAGAGAGCTGGATGAAACTATATTGTTTCAGTGGGCAGGCAAGTTACTGTACGGCATTATTTTTAATGAAATGCAGGCTGGCATACGCCAGCAACATGCACAAGGCGAAGGTTTCAATATATCGCAGGCTTTAATTCACAAGTTCAGCCATTTGCACCTCATGCTGCAAAGCATCAATTTGCCTTTAACATTTGAAGATTTTAAGCCCTTTAGTTTGTTCTTATTTAAGGTGAATAATCCAGAAAATGAGTTTGCTTACCGCGATGAAATCAATACACTAACCTTTTCTATCCGCGTTCAGGATTTCGGATTAATTATCTGTTTACAGGATAACGGCGCTAACCGGCGCTACCACAAAGAATTACTGGAGCAAGTAAGTGGTGATACTTTGCACCCAATACAATTTGAGGAAATATGCGCACGCGTATTCTACTCGGCTTATCTGTTTAACCGTTTGCCTGAATATGATGTTTTACCGGTAGGTGATGAGATCTACATTGAATCAATGCCCCTGCGCGGTATGAGCAGCAAGCCTACCTTTGATGATTGGATGGGGAAAACTTATGGGCAGGTGCTGGAAAATTTTTGGAAAAAGTGGGGCTTGCTGCTGTTTGAAATTATCAAAAATCCAGATCATCCGATGAGTTTTTTATTTACTCGGGATGGGCAAAAAATTAGTGCTGCAAGTATTGATTTACCTTTGTAAAGCGTGCTTTTGTTAATTACTTAATTAGTAATTTGGCTTTATGACAAGGAGTTTTCCAATGGTAAAGCCTGATTGCAGAAAAAGAGTAAACCAAGCAATACAACATATTGACTCCAACCTGGATCAGGAGCTATCCTTGGCTACGGTGTCCAAAACGGCCTGTTATTCTCCTTTCCATTTTCACCGGGTGTTTTCGGTTGTTACGCAAGAACCACTGAATGCTTATATTAACCGTAGGCGAGTTGAAAAGGCCGCCTCTGTGTTGATGCGGCAAAAGCAGGTGCCTATTACCGAAATAGCTTTTGCTTACGGTTTTAACAGCAACTCATCATTTACCAGAGCGTTTAAAAAGTTTTATGGCTTAAGTCCGGTGCATTTTCGTAATGCTTGTTCAAGCCGGTTTAGTAAGGTTAAGAAGATATATAGCAAGAATGGGCAAGTTTCGGTGGTTTTTGAACAAGATATTTGCAGTAATCTTCAACTTATAAAAGGAGTGAATGTGAATGCAAATATTGAAGTAAAAGAAATGCCCACAATGCACTTGGCCTGTATCAACCACATTGGGCACGACTATATTGATGATGCTTTTAGCCGTTTGCTAGCCTGGGCTGAGCCCAAAGGCTTGTTGAATAAACCGGATGTGAAAATGCTTACCATTTTCCATGATAGCTTTAAGATAACGGCGCCGGACAAAATCAGGATTAGTGCCTGTTTGTTGGTTGACCAGCCATTAGCAACAGAAAGCGAAGTAAGCTTAATAACTCTGGCGAAAAGCAAATGCGTAGTTGGTTATTTTGAAATACCGGGTGATGAATTTGCCAGCACTTGGAGCAAGCTGTTTGTTTGGCTTAACAAACAAGGTTACCAGGTAGCCGGCCAAAACTGCTTTCAAATTCATCATAATAACTATCGTACACATCCCGAAAATAAGTTCATAGTCGATTTGTGTATTCCAGTTAGGTAAAGTAACCTTTATCCGTATTAATGGCCTATCGCGGTTTTAACT
This region includes:
- a CDS encoding AraC family transcriptional regulator encodes the protein MTRSFPMVKPDCRKRVNQAIQHIDSNLDQELSLATVSKTACYSPFHFHRVFSVVTQEPLNAYINRRRVEKAASVLMRQKQVPITEIAFAYGFNSNSSFTRAFKKFYGLSPVHFRNACSSRFSKVKKIYSKNGQVSVVFEQDICSNLQLIKGVNVNANIEVKEMPTMHLACINHIGHDYIDDAFSRLLAWAEPKGLLNKPDVKMLTIFHDSFKITAPDKIRISACLLVDQPLATESEVSLITLAKSKCVVGYFEIPGDEFASTWSKLFVWLNKQGYQVAGQNCFQIHHNNYRTHPENKFIVDLCIPVR
- a CDS encoding DUF6358 family protein, whose protein sequence is MKLKMLLNVLYTIGVVLSLYTIYWGATHQRYEFVMGAVFIGGILIMLKIKLLKEVRAMENPVKK
- a CDS encoding rhodanese-like domain-containing protein, giving the protein MKEITVEDLKKMRDKGEDFQLVDVREDFEYQMSNLDGELIPLGGILIEAGKIDKNKPVVVMCRSGKRSAMAIMQLEQQGFTNLYNLKGGILAWADQIDPTISVY
- a CDS encoding dipeptide epimerase, with protein sequence MKLTFTRLELQLKHRFTIARFSRTSTPVILLQLEHEGFTGYGEASMVPYMGESFASATAFLNRVDVSQFQYPFNYTAITAYLDNLEPGNPAIKAAIDIALHDLDGKISQQSCWQLLGSQPDHMPVTSLTIGMDTPEVIAQKVQEAIGMKVIKVKLGSQNDQQLIKMIRQLTKVPLYVDANQGWIDRQQSLDFIYWLQEQNVQLIEQPMLKTDPDSNAWLTERSPIPIIGDEAVQRLADVERAQGIYHGINIKLMKSAGMHEAKLMIDQCRKMGLKILIGCMSETSCATLAAAALAPQCDWADLDGPFLISNNPFQTPGFENGKWILNRMPGLGLSI